The proteins below come from a single uncultured Carboxylicivirga sp. genomic window:
- a CDS encoding MaoC family dehydratase N-terminal domain-containing protein: MEDYIKPNKKVTYGLDLNNVKIGQEIISQFNVTVDESIHSLWSGFMPSSSYTENSREFAGILGFHERFLPYGFLLNLTLSLGVEDFAHSSLLHLEIRNALYLNPAFAGDTLTCEITIKSVDPTSNNRYSIIVSEHVLSNQKGEPVFSLERVTLFSFIEGCNDASIKGNTNLKNHHFKEKILARVRGIELINKISDFESGDLMLHPFVRPVGKSENLTWATYFKNTHPIHYNYQRYKPGEIVVSGGIVVSMVLSIASREFRQLLLPEIVRAFHVVPVVAEDRIGAFSFVKEVVQLMPGFEELVLLTFGVRNIDTEMDLGDISFPIELFSDLKRPSDVEKVLEEKCPSLTGIICCVAEWKVLRKVD, translated from the coding sequence ATGGAAGATTATATTAAACCCAATAAGAAGGTAACTTACGGACTGGATCTTAACAATGTAAAAATTGGTCAGGAAATTATTAGTCAGTTTAATGTAACGGTTGATGAATCGATTCATAGTTTGTGGAGCGGATTTATGCCTTCGTCATCTTATACCGAAAATAGTCGTGAGTTTGCTGGTATTCTTGGTTTTCACGAAAGGTTTCTTCCATATGGTTTTTTATTGAATCTGACTTTAAGTCTTGGGGTGGAGGACTTTGCTCATTCAAGTTTGTTACATCTCGAAATTCGAAATGCTCTTTATTTAAATCCGGCTTTCGCGGGTGATACTTTAACTTGTGAGATAACAATCAAGTCTGTTGATCCAACATCTAATAATCGATATTCAATTATTGTTTCGGAACATGTTCTATCAAATCAAAAAGGAGAGCCTGTGTTTTCTCTCGAAAGAGTTACATTGTTCTCATTTATCGAAGGTTGTAATGATGCGAGTATAAAAGGAAATACAAATCTTAAGAATCATCATTTTAAAGAAAAAATTTTAGCTCGTGTTCGCGGAATTGAATTGATTAATAAAATCAGTGACTTCGAATCAGGAGATTTAATGTTGCATCCGTTTGTTCGTCCGGTTGGTAAAAGTGAAAACTTAACATGGGCAACTTACTTCAAAAATACACATCCTATCCACTATAATTACCAAAGGTATAAGCCGGGTGAAATTGTTGTTTCGGGTGGTATTGTGGTATCAATGGTGCTAAGTATAGCTAGTCGAGAGTTTCGTCAGTTACTATTGCCCGAAATAGTTAGAGCCTTTCATGTGGTTCCTGTTGTGGCCGAAGATCGTATTGGAGCATTTAGTTTTGTAAAAGAAGTTGTTCAGCTAATGCCCGGTTTCGAGGAACTGGTGCTATTAACCTTTGGCGTTAGAAATATAGATACTGAAATGGATTTGGGAGATATTTCTTTCCCTATTGAATTATTCAGCGATTTAAAACGTCCTTCTGATGTTGAAAAAGTATTGGAAGAAAAATGTCCTTCCTTAACGGGTATCATCTGCTGTGTGGCAGAATGGAAGGTCCTTCGTAAAGTAGATTAG